A region of Moorena producens PAL-8-15-08-1 DNA encodes the following proteins:
- a CDS encoding helix-turn-helix domain-containing protein: MNKCVCTTEAASLLGISSRRLRQLLEKGRVRGAYKSGKFWIIPLFNNMPQIIKGTRGPKGKWRTSRPPALAKINVNRNHIGSNLHKSPQERKPVISVKRSGNNLYGNQVEILGPCRITYQPDNPLPCGARLWIETFSDVHFIGGSFPASR, encoded by the coding sequence ATGAACAAGTGCGTTTGTACTACCGAAGCGGCATCTCTCCTAGGAATCTCTTCGAGACGATTGCGACAACTTCTAGAGAAGGGTCGCGTCCGGGGTGCTTATAAAAGTGGGAAATTCTGGATTATTCCTCTGTTCAACAATATGCCCCAAATCATTAAAGGCACTAGAGGACCAAAAGGCAAATGGCGTACCAGTCGTCCTCCGGCTCTAGCCAAGATTAATGTCAACCGTAATCACATTGGCTCGAATCTCCACAAAAGCCCTCAAGAGCGCAAGCCAGTGATTTCAGTAAAACGAAGTGGCAACAATTTATATGGCAACCAGGTGGAAATCCTCGGTCCTTGTCGAATTACCTATCAGCCGGATAACCCACTGCCTTGTGGCGCTCGTCTATGGATTGAAACCTTCAGTGATGTCCACTTCATCGGTGGCAGTTTCCCTGCCAGTCGCTAA
- a CDS encoding sulfotransferase family protein, which yields MIKFKNKLYRHRHIMESLSQQNQPLFIFGMERSGTTLLRLMLTAHPNFCIPPESLFFVNLEPKYGSSQDLSNQIDNLLTDLYGDPRFREWNIDRQQLRENLTAQKPLNYSTAVATVYQTYLQQFDGLADCWGDKNPWNIYHLDTILKYFPNARLILIIRDLRAIYASLKRNEKKFAKTWKGACIANVVATTQQWQNLVQVIQHYQNDQRFHILFYEDLVTNPEEELQGICDWLGVSFSQSMLEFNQKNAQKNLVPTRELGWHAKTFQPVSSDRIEAWKHELSDSELAVLEILNYKTMLHLGYDCIPKRWQFHTLLKFYADYSQYIYWRLSKANLQRVIGKIREALVTLKTLKLSMSRNLSQNSIQ from the coding sequence TTGATCAAGTTCAAAAATAAACTCTACCGTCATCGACACATTATGGAATCTTTGTCTCAACAAAATCAGCCACTTTTTATTTTTGGGATGGAACGTTCTGGAACAACGCTCTTGCGGTTAATGCTGACCGCTCATCCTAATTTTTGTATTCCTCCTGAAAGTCTGTTTTTTGTTAATCTAGAACCAAAATACGGTTCATCCCAAGACTTAAGCAATCAAATCGATAACCTCTTGACAGATCTCTACGGTGATCCAAGGTTTCGGGAGTGGAACATTGACCGACAGCAGCTGCGAGAAAATTTGACAGCTCAGAAACCACTGAATTATTCAACAGCAGTCGCCACAGTTTATCAAACCTATCTACAGCAGTTTGATGGTCTTGCCGATTGTTGGGGAGATAAAAATCCTTGGAACATCTATCATCTTGATACCATTCTCAAGTATTTCCCTAATGCCAGATTAATTCTAATTATCCGAGATCTCAGAGCCATCTATGCTTCCCTAAAACGAAATGAGAAAAAATTTGCCAAGACTTGGAAGGGAGCCTGTATCGCCAATGTGGTAGCGACAACCCAACAATGGCAAAATTTAGTCCAGGTCATTCAACACTATCAAAATGACCAGCGCTTCCATATCCTCTTCTACGAAGACTTAGTGACCAATCCAGAAGAAGAACTCCAGGGAATTTGTGATTGGCTCGGGGTATCCTTTAGCCAATCAATGCTGGAGTTTAACCAAAAAAATGCTCAAAAAAACTTGGTACCGACCCGTGAGCTAGGATGGCACGCCAAGACCTTTCAGCCGGTTAGTAGCGATCGCATTGAGGCTTGGAAACACGAACTTAGTGATTCAGAACTAGCAGTCTTGGAGATTCTGAATTATAAAACCATGCTCCATCTAGGCTATGACTGTATTCCTAAAAGGTGGCAATTTCACACACTACTAAAGTTCTACGCAGATTATTCTCAGTACATCTATTGGAGACTGTCTAAAGCTAATCTTCAACGAGTTATAGGGAAAATCCGTGAAGCTTTAGTAACTCTCAAGACACTCAAATTATCCATGAGCAGAAATCTCTCCCAAAACTCGATCCAATAA
- a CDS encoding NAD(P)H-quinone oxidoreductase subunit N, producing the protein MDFANLAAQLNAGVILPEGIVVITLLLVLIIDLIAGKKSAQTISYVAIGGLLAAIVALYFQWDAANPIAFFGEFNGDTLSVAFRGIIALSTVSTILMSIRYVQQSGTSLAEFIGILLTATLGGMFLSGATELVTIFISLETLSISSYLMTGYMKRDPRSNEAALKYLLIGAASSAVFLYGVSLLYGLSGGQTQLSAIALGVADLESGQSLGLLIALVFAIAGIAFKISAVPFHQWTPDVYEGSPTPVVAFLSVGSKAAGFALAIRLLITAFPLLSDQWHFVFTALTILSMILGNVVALTQSSMKRMLAYSSIAQAGFVMIGFIAGTQAGYASMIFYMLVYLFMNLGAFACVILFTLRTGTDQISEYAGLYHKDPLLTLVLSVCLLSLGGIPPFAGFFGKIYLFWAGWQAGLYTLVLVGLLTSVVSIYYYIRVVKMMVVKEPQEMSDVVKNYPEIRWSLPGMRPLQVGLVMSLIATSLAGILSNPLFSLANDSVVKTPILQQAVISTQLSQGDQVSLMSAKN; encoded by the coding sequence ATGGATTTTGCCAATCTTGCCGCCCAGTTGAATGCTGGGGTAATTTTGCCAGAGGGGATTGTAGTGATTACCCTCTTGCTAGTGTTAATCATTGACCTGATTGCTGGGAAAAAGTCTGCTCAAACTATTTCCTATGTAGCCATTGGGGGTCTACTTGCTGCCATAGTTGCCCTGTACTTCCAATGGGATGCTGCAAATCCCATCGCCTTCTTTGGGGAATTTAATGGTGACACCCTGAGTGTGGCATTTCGTGGCATCATTGCCCTATCGACTGTGTCAACGATTTTGATGTCAATTCGTTATGTGCAGCAGTCGGGTACATCCTTGGCAGAATTTATTGGCATTTTGCTCACGGCTACTTTAGGAGGGATGTTCCTGTCCGGGGCGACGGAGCTGGTCACAATTTTTATATCCCTCGAAACCCTCAGTATTTCGTCCTACCTGATGACGGGTTACATGAAACGTGACCCCCGTTCAAATGAGGCCGCGTTGAAATATTTGCTGATTGGAGCAGCCAGTTCAGCCGTATTTTTGTATGGTGTCTCCCTATTATATGGCTTATCTGGGGGACAAACCCAGTTGAGTGCGATCGCTCTTGGAGTTGCTGACCTAGAATCCGGTCAATCCCTAGGTCTTCTGATTGCCTTGGTGTTTGCGATCGCTGGTATTGCTTTTAAAATCTCAGCAGTTCCTTTCCACCAATGGACTCCCGATGTTTACGAGGGTTCTCCCACCCCAGTGGTAGCGTTTCTCTCAGTTGGTTCTAAAGCCGCTGGCTTTGCCCTAGCGATTCGTCTACTGATCACTGCTTTCCCATTGTTAAGCGATCAGTGGCATTTTGTATTCACTGCTTTGACTATCCTAAGTATGATTTTGGGTAACGTGGTTGCCCTAACTCAATCGAGCATGAAACGGATGCTAGCCTATTCCTCTATTGCTCAGGCTGGGTTTGTGATGATTGGTTTCATTGCTGGGACCCAAGCCGGTTACGCTAGCATGATTTTCTACATGCTGGTGTACTTGTTTATGAACTTAGGGGCTTTCGCTTGTGTCATTCTGTTTACCCTACGCACTGGTACTGACCAAATTAGTGAGTATGCTGGTCTTTATCACAAGGACCCACTGCTGACTTTGGTTTTAAGTGTTTGTTTGCTGTCTTTAGGTGGGATTCCACCCTTTGCTGGATTCTTTGGTAAAATCTATTTATTCTGGGCTGGTTGGCAAGCAGGATTGTATACTTTAGTGTTAGTGGGTTTGCTGACTAGTGTGGTTTCGATTTACTACTACATCCGTGTGGTCAAGATGATGGTTGTCAAGGAACCTCAAGAGATGTCGGATGTGGTGAAGAATTATCCCGAAATTCGCTGGAGTTTACCCGGTATGCGTCCGTTACAGGTGGGTTTAGTGATGTCGTTAATTGCGACCTCTCTGGCAGGGATTTTGTCGAATCCGCTGTTTTCTTTGGCCAATGATTCTGTTGTTAAGACCCCGATACTGCAACAGGCCGTGATTAGTACTCAGCTGTCTCAAGGGGATCAGGTTTCATTGATGAGTGCTAAAAATTGA
- the topA gene encoding type I DNA topoisomerase: protein MTTLVIVESPTKARTIRNYLPSSYQVEASMGHVRDLPQSASEIPEKYKGEKWAKFGVNVDADFEPLYLVPKDKKQVVQQLKAALKDSDELILATDEDREGESISWHLLQILKPTVPTKRMVFHEITKDAIQNALQNCREIDDQVVRAQETRRILDRLVGYTLSPLLWKKVAWGLSAGRVQSVAVRLLVTRERQRRAFRKGTYWDLKGILEAGSSFDAKLVTLDKVKIATGSDFDANTGDIIQGRQVKLLSELEAKALKDRLIDKVWTVTNLQERPVTRKPSPPFTTSTLQQEANRKLGLSARDTMRTAQSLYEKGFITYMRTDSVHLSEQAITAARSCVEQKYGVEYLSPKPRKYTTKSKGAQEAHEAIRPAGSTFKTSQETGLSDREFKVYDLIWKRTVACQMADARQTQIVVDLQVENAGFRSTGKRIDFPGYLRAYVEGSDDPNAALENQEVILPALKVGDHPNCRELEAIGHETQPPARYTEATLVKTLEQEGIGRPSTYASIIGTIIDRGYAQKLKNALAPTFTAFAVTNLLEQNFPDLVDTSFTAKMERTLDEIANGAAHWLPYLQNFYLGEKGLDNQVKERINEIDPIVARTVELEDLDARVRIGKFGPYVEVENGNGVFTASIPQDLTPAELNIEQVQVLIQQKMEGPDKLGLHPETGEPIYILNGNYGPYLQLGDVTEDKKKKPKRVSLPKGVNKEDVHLEMAVGLLALPRLLGPHPETGKPVKTAIGRFGPYVVHDQGKEGKDYRSLKGEDNVLTITLDRALELLAQPKRTRGGSRSKTKTPLRELGVHPKDGEPVNIYQGPYGVYVNHGKVNASLPEGKSMEELTLETALELIAAKASSGKSGRKSSKSTTSTKKKTSGKSTKKTTKKTKDDDQEG from the coding sequence ATGACAACCCTTGTAATTGTCGAATCTCCTACTAAAGCTCGCACCATTCGGAACTACTTACCTTCTAGTTACCAGGTCGAAGCCTCCATGGGTCACGTCCGTGATTTACCTCAATCAGCTAGTGAAATCCCCGAAAAATACAAGGGGGAAAAGTGGGCTAAGTTTGGGGTGAATGTGGACGCTGACTTTGAACCCCTTTACCTGGTGCCTAAAGACAAGAAACAGGTTGTCCAACAGCTCAAAGCAGCTCTGAAAGATTCTGATGAACTGATTTTGGCTACGGATGAAGACCGAGAAGGGGAGAGTATTAGTTGGCATTTGTTACAAATCTTAAAGCCGACAGTGCCAACTAAGCGGATGGTATTTCATGAAATCACTAAGGATGCTATTCAAAATGCCCTACAAAACTGCCGTGAGATCGATGATCAGGTGGTAAGAGCTCAGGAAACAAGGCGGATTCTTGACCGACTCGTGGGCTACACCCTCTCACCGCTGCTGTGGAAAAAAGTGGCTTGGGGCTTATCAGCTGGTCGGGTACAGTCTGTAGCAGTGCGGCTGTTGGTAACTCGAGAACGGCAACGCCGTGCCTTCCGCAAGGGCACCTATTGGGATTTGAAAGGGATTCTAGAAGCAGGAAGTTCCTTTGACGCTAAGCTAGTAACCCTGGATAAGGTTAAAATTGCTACCGGTAGTGATTTTGATGCCAATACAGGTGACATTATCCAAGGTAGGCAGGTCAAATTGTTGAGTGAACTGGAGGCGAAAGCACTCAAAGACCGCCTGATCGATAAAGTCTGGACGGTTACTAATTTACAAGAACGACCTGTTACTCGCAAACCCTCACCCCCCTTTACTACCTCGACCCTCCAACAGGAAGCAAACCGGAAACTGGGACTATCGGCTCGTGATACGATGCGGACTGCCCAGAGTCTGTATGAAAAGGGTTTCATTACCTATATGCGTACAGACTCAGTACATTTGTCTGAACAAGCGATCACAGCAGCCCGTAGCTGCGTTGAACAAAAATACGGGGTGGAGTACCTTAGCCCCAAGCCGAGAAAGTATACCACTAAGAGCAAAGGAGCTCAAGAAGCTCACGAAGCTATTCGTCCAGCAGGGAGTACATTCAAAACGTCTCAAGAAACGGGATTAAGCGATCGCGAATTTAAAGTCTATGACCTGATTTGGAAGCGTACCGTTGCTTGTCAAATGGCGGATGCTCGACAAACTCAAATTGTGGTGGATTTGCAAGTGGAAAATGCCGGATTTCGGTCTACCGGTAAGCGCATTGACTTCCCAGGTTATCTCAGGGCTTATGTGGAAGGGTCTGATGACCCCAACGCTGCTCTAGAAAACCAGGAAGTGATTCTGCCAGCTTTGAAAGTGGGGGATCATCCTAACTGTAGAGAACTAGAAGCTATCGGTCACGAAACCCAACCCCCAGCCCGTTACACGGAAGCTACCTTGGTCAAAACCTTGGAACAAGAGGGGATTGGTCGTCCCAGTACCTACGCTAGTATTATTGGTACTATCATTGACCGAGGCTATGCTCAGAAACTGAAAAATGCCCTTGCTCCCACCTTTACCGCGTTTGCAGTTACTAATTTGCTCGAACAAAACTTCCCCGACTTGGTGGACACGAGCTTCACGGCCAAAATGGAGCGCACCTTAGATGAGATTGCCAATGGGGCAGCGCACTGGCTTCCTTACCTGCAGAACTTTTATTTGGGAGAAAAGGGTCTCGACAACCAAGTCAAGGAACGGATTAATGAGATTGACCCGATTGTTGCCCGTACTGTTGAACTCGAAGACCTCGATGCTAGAGTCCGGATCGGGAAATTTGGTCCCTATGTCGAAGTGGAAAATGGCAATGGTGTATTTACTGCTTCGATTCCCCAAGACCTCACCCCAGCTGAATTAAACATTGAGCAGGTTCAGGTACTGATTCAGCAGAAAATGGAGGGGCCAGACAAATTGGGACTACACCCGGAAACTGGTGAACCAATTTATATCCTTAATGGCAATTATGGTCCCTATCTACAGCTAGGTGACGTAACAGAGGATAAGAAGAAAAAACCCAAACGTGTCTCTTTGCCTAAGGGGGTAAATAAGGAAGATGTACACCTAGAAATGGCAGTGGGTCTCCTAGCACTCCCCCGCCTTCTCGGTCCTCATCCGGAAACAGGCAAACCCGTCAAAACCGCAATCGGACGCTTTGGTCCTTATGTTGTCCATGACCAAGGGAAAGAGGGCAAAGATTACCGCTCCCTTAAAGGTGAGGATAACGTATTGACAATTACCCTAGACCGTGCATTAGAGCTGCTGGCACAACCTAAGAGGACAAGGGGCGGTTCTCGCAGCAAGACTAAAACACCCTTACGGGAACTAGGGGTTCATCCTAAAGATGGCGAACCAGTCAATATTTATCAGGGTCCGTATGGGGTATATGTGAACCATGGCAAAGTTAATGCCTCTCTGCCAGAGGGAAAATCCATGGAGGAGTTAACCTTAGAAACTGCCTTGGAACTCATAGCAGCTAAGGCGTCATCGGGTAAATCTGGTCGCAAGTCCAGTAAATCAACTACTTCCACCAAAAAGAAAACCTCTGGGAAATCCACCAAGAAGACTACTAAGAAAACAAAAGATGATGACCAAGAGGGTTAG
- a CDS encoding pentapeptide repeat-containing protein translates to MATFNIELLGWSDLVKTSLIKTSLVNTSLVNTSLVKTSLVKTSLVNTSLVNTSLVNTSLVNTSLVNTSFVKTSFVKTKNRRKGECHRNE, encoded by the coding sequence TTGGCGACCTTTAACATAGAGCTGCTGGGGTGGAGTGACTTGGTCAAGACTAGTTTGATCAAGACTAGTTTGGTCAACACTAGTTTGGTCAACACTAGTTTGGTCAAGACTAGTTTGGTCAAGACTAGTTTGGTCAACACTAGTTTGGTCAACACTAGTTTGGTCAACACTAGTTTGGTCAACACTAGTTTGGTCAACACTAGTTTCGTCAAGACTAGTTTCGTCAAGACCAAGAACAGGCGAAAGGGGGAATGTCACAGAAATGAGTAA
- a CDS encoding tetratricopeptide repeat protein has protein sequence MDRELGDRTGEGSTLNNLGLTYSNLGDDQKSLEFYQQALAIYREVSNRGYEGRTLHNLGNIYYKLGQEHQSLDSYQQALDIYREILDNPEKNSLVSQADEGTVLNSLGLVHHRLGNYEQEQLSYQQALTIAKEVSDRISEGMLLNNLGIAYHRLGKYEKAFLTHQQALVIHREVGSLAGEAFTFRTIGAVLAAQNQPELAIIFHKQAVNVYQSLGQDITKLSQQKLSEEQKQSYKLNLDNAYLSLSELLQQQKRVQSAELVLNLFPVPEQKEDLSNQDKTQTRVHDKIPYLPEEEQIKAGYEAILQQQLSLREQLNQLITIPIAERTPVQQDRILEFRQKQQQLTQEFLQFLNSSEVKNLVTQLREG, from the coding sequence ATTGATCGAGAATTAGGCGATCGCACCGGGGAAGGGAGTACTCTTAATAATCTGGGGTTAACGTATTCCAACCTAGGGGACGATCAAAAGTCCCTAGAATTCTATCAACAAGCCTTAGCCATCTACCGAGAAGTGAGCAATCGTGGCTACGAAGGCAGGACTCTCCATAATTTGGGGAATATATACTATAAGCTGGGTCAGGAGCACCAGTCCCTGGATTCCTACCAGCAAGCTCTCGATATCTATCGAGAAATACTGGATAATCCCGAAAAAAATTCTCTAGTGTCACAGGCAGACGAAGGAACAGTGCTCAATAGCCTAGGGTTAGTTCACCACCGTCTAGGCAACTACGAACAGGAACAGTTGTCCTATCAGCAAGCCTTGACTATTGCCAAGGAAGTAAGCGATCGCATTTCAGAGGGAATGCTTCTGAATAATTTAGGTATCGCTTACCATCGCCTGGGAAAGTACGAAAAAGCATTCTTAACCCACCAACAAGCCCTAGTGATTCATCGGGAAGTGGGTTCATTAGCTGGGGAAGCATTTACCTTTAGGACTATTGGTGCTGTACTGGCGGCACAAAACCAGCCAGAACTCGCCATTATTTTTCATAAGCAAGCAGTCAATGTATATCAGTCCCTGGGGCAAGATATCACTAAATTGTCTCAGCAGAAACTGTCTGAGGAGCAAAAGCAGTCCTATAAACTCAACTTGGATAATGCCTATCTAAGTTTATCTGAGTTGCTGCAGCAACAAAAACGGGTGCAGTCGGCGGAACTGGTGCTAAATTTATTCCCAGTGCCAGAGCAAAAAGAGGATTTGTCTAATCAAGACAAGACTCAAACTAGGGTTCACGACAAAATACCATACTTACCTGAAGAGGAGCAAATCAAAGCAGGCTATGAGGCGATTTTGCAGCAGCAGCTTTCCCTAAGGGAACAACTCAATCAACTGATTACTATTCCGATAGCAGAAAGAACTCCTGTTCAGCAAGACCGTATTCTTGAGTTTCGGCAAAAGCAGCAGCAGCTGACCCAGGAATTTCTGCAATTCCTCAACAGTTCTGAGGTTAAGAACCTAGTGACACAGTTGAGGGAAGGGTGA
- a CDS encoding DoxX family protein, with translation MKKYIPLLGRICLCAVFLKAGIDKLFNPTYTQQLMESKGVPGVLIIPTIIILLAGGLSVLLGYKARWGALALIGFLIPTTLIFHTDFSNQMQEIQFLKNLGLIGGLLMVATFGPGPVSFDQRSLWDRVRFLLPLKYGWQRILDRSGF, from the coding sequence ATGAAAAAATACATTCCACTCCTAGGGCGGATATGCCTTTGTGCTGTTTTTCTTAAAGCTGGTATCGATAAACTATTTAATCCAACCTATACTCAACAATTGATGGAATCCAAAGGGGTTCCCGGTGTACTGATTATTCCCACCATCATTATACTGTTGGCGGGTGGATTATCGGTATTACTAGGCTATAAAGCTCGTTGGGGAGCATTAGCGCTAATTGGATTTTTAATTCCCACCACCTTGATTTTTCACACCGATTTCTCTAATCAAATGCAAGAAATTCAATTTCTGAAAAATCTAGGACTAATTGGTGGATTATTGATGGTAGCAACCTTTGGACCAGGACCAGTTAGCTTTGATCAACGCAGTCTCTGGGATCGGGTCCGGTTCCTCTTGCCATTAAAATATGGCTGGCAGAGAATCTTAGATCGATCTGGGTTTTAG
- a CDS encoding class II glutamine amidotransferase, with protein MCRVLGYIGEPLPISKLILEPDNSLVNQSYDSDYHHMVQLAGFGLATWKKDTLTANYPFLYKGTKPPFYDRNLKSLCESHETNLLLSHIRAAYYTYEAVVHEHNCHPFIFPGFRLALAHNGWIYGFKEIRFPLLNKCRPEIIQNLEGSTDTEVIYALIMSQVDDPTKDLSVDEILDAINKTVKIILDVQTEYNCEGISVLKLFLADSNDLLVANLGIGYNRQLDVPGDWQKLTNEELQELKNDSEKDALYLLKSPVWSLKGKNFGDYDGFKMQSAADEDVRSVIISSEPLTEDVTGWSQVPFQHICFFDNNNGNPRVQTKPFPFN; from the coding sequence ATGTGCAGAGTACTGGGATATATTGGAGAACCTTTACCAATTTCCAAGTTAATCCTCGAACCTGATAATTCTTTGGTTAATCAAAGTTACGATTCAGATTACCATCATATGGTACAATTAGCAGGATTCGGACTAGCTACTTGGAAAAAAGACACTCTCACCGCCAATTATCCTTTCCTCTATAAAGGAACTAAACCACCTTTTTATGACAGAAATTTAAAGTCTTTGTGTGAGAGTCATGAGACTAATTTACTTTTATCCCACATCCGAGCAGCATACTACACTTATGAAGCGGTTGTCCATGAGCATAATTGCCACCCGTTTATTTTTCCAGGATTCCGTTTAGCTTTAGCACACAATGGCTGGATATACGGGTTTAAAGAGATTCGCTTCCCTTTATTAAATAAGTGCAGACCAGAAATTATCCAGAATCTAGAGGGAAGTACCGATACTGAGGTAATCTATGCTCTAATTATGTCACAGGTCGATGATCCGACCAAGGATTTGTCTGTTGATGAAATTCTAGATGCTATCAACAAGACAGTTAAAATTATTCTTGATGTTCAAACTGAGTACAATTGTGAAGGAATCAGTGTTCTAAAATTGTTCCTGGCAGATAGTAATGATTTATTAGTTGCCAATCTCGGGATTGGCTATAACCGACAGCTAGATGTACCAGGTGACTGGCAAAAATTAACAAATGAAGAATTACAAGAGCTGAAAAACGATAGTGAAAAAGATGCATTGTACCTCCTCAAGAGTCCTGTTTGGTCATTGAAGGGCAAAAATTTTGGAGATTATGATGGTTTTAAGATGCAATCTGCAGCAGATGAAGATGTACGCTCTGTTATTATTTCTTCCGAACCACTGACTGAAGATGTTACTGGTTGGTCACAGGTTCCTTTTCAACATATTTGTTTCTTCGATAACAATAATGGTAATCCAAGAGTTCAGACAAAACCATTTCCCTTCAACTAA
- a CDS encoding YihY/virulence factor BrkB family protein, producing MSIKLLNTNNGQTTGKIGKLICSKPLLTPELMLSKRFFRFFRFFGYLNLVTLRKTFNRAMERRLMGLSAEMAYNAMLALFPAILAILTAIGLFEYSLQLTWYQHSPELSQAAQEQALKMMSEVGPAQAVQPIQEFTEQIHLSTNSSLFSLSFIVAIWVSSGALSAAMDALDHIHHIPREQQRPFWKAKLISLGLTMGSIILLVIASFLVFISHWVLKTVVDTSGASILLTLWSLLSWPVALSMVAASFAFIYRYGPSRWQIGTPILPGAVLAAISWAVASGLFRHYVAANFSNYNKVYGTVTAIIILQLWLYMTSLVLLLGDQLNVIVGEAMEASHRRPRSRRKLAKAKKP from the coding sequence GTGTCGATTAAATTACTGAACACTAATAATGGGCAAACTACGGGTAAAATTGGCAAATTAATTTGTAGCAAGCCCCTGCTCACACCAGAACTTATGCTATCTAAGCGTTTTTTTCGTTTCTTCCGTTTCTTTGGTTACCTGAATCTGGTAACCCTAAGGAAGACTTTCAACCGTGCGATGGAACGTCGCTTAATGGGTCTATCTGCTGAAATGGCATATAACGCCATGTTAGCGCTGTTTCCAGCAATTTTAGCAATTCTGACAGCGATTGGCTTGTTTGAATATTCCTTACAACTAACCTGGTACCAGCACTCTCCCGAGCTGAGTCAAGCTGCCCAGGAGCAAGCTCTGAAAATGATGAGCGAAGTGGGTCCGGCTCAGGCGGTGCAGCCAATTCAGGAATTTACCGAGCAAATTCACCTCAGCACCAATAGCAGTCTATTTTCCCTGAGTTTTATCGTAGCCATTTGGGTATCTTCTGGGGCACTGAGTGCAGCGATGGATGCCCTTGATCACATCCACCACATCCCTCGAGAGCAACAACGACCCTTTTGGAAAGCTAAGTTGATTTCTCTGGGCTTAACCATGGGTAGTATCATACTGCTAGTGATTGCATCGTTTTTGGTATTTATCAGTCACTGGGTGCTAAAAACAGTCGTTGATACCAGTGGAGCTTCCATCTTGCTGACACTATGGAGTCTGTTGAGCTGGCCCGTAGCCTTGAGTATGGTGGCGGCATCCTTTGCCTTTATCTACCGCTACGGACCAAGCCGTTGGCAGATCGGAACACCGATATTGCCAGGAGCAGTTTTAGCAGCCATTTCCTGGGCAGTGGCTTCAGGATTGTTTCGGCACTACGTTGCTGCGAATTTCAGCAATTACAACAAAGTCTATGGTACAGTAACAGCCATAATTATCTTACAGCTTTGGCTTTACATGACTTCCCTGGTACTGTTATTGGGAGACCAGTTGAATGTGATAGTAGGAGAAGCAATGGAAGCATCCCATCGCAGACCTAGATCAAGAAGAAAATTAGCTAAGGCCAAAAAACCATGA
- a CDS encoding DUF4112 domain-containing protein: MRNDRKTSTLRRVRRVSYLLDNAIPIPGTGYRIGLDPIIGLLPGGGDFVATIISSYIVVEAARLGVSRSTLVEMVLNILLETVSGSIPVLGDLVDAAWKANVKNVELLEKELNVSSSTPQKSDWLFLILLLAGLAVVLVVAVGISLAIVAWVITAITS; the protein is encoded by the coding sequence ATGAGGAATGATCGCAAAACATCGACCTTAAGGCGTGTACGTCGGGTAAGCTACCTACTGGACAATGCTATTCCTATCCCAGGAACAGGTTATCGGATTGGTTTAGATCCCATCATCGGTCTGTTACCAGGGGGGGGCGACTTTGTGGCAACTATCATTTCATCATATATTGTGGTAGAAGCAGCACGACTGGGAGTGTCTCGATCTACTTTGGTGGAGATGGTGCTGAATATCCTTCTTGAGACAGTTAGTGGTTCTATACCGGTCTTAGGAGATCTGGTGGATGCGGCGTGGAAGGCAAATGTCAAAAATGTCGAGCTGTTAGAGAAAGAACTAAATGTATCATCATCAACACCACAAAAATCCGATTGGTTGTTTCTTATCTTACTGTTGGCAGGGTTGGCTGTAGTTTTGGTAGTTGCTGTGGGGATTAGTCTTGCGATCGTAGCCTGGGTGATTACGGCAATTACTAGCTGA
- a CDS encoding CU044_2847 family protein, whose translation MEEKQLAQFSLADGTTFLVEVEKPESRGIERVSLGGKQVIKARQTFEEALDQIKPVASAVITKLRDLNQPADEVEVKFGLKLTADAGAVFASVGGEVSYEITLKWSSNKNQGK comes from the coding sequence ATGGAAGAAAAACAATTAGCTCAATTTTCCCTAGCGGATGGAACTACATTTCTCGTAGAAGTGGAAAAACCAGAAAGCCGTGGCATTGAGCGAGTCAGCCTGGGAGGAAAACAAGTCATAAAGGCACGGCAGACCTTTGAAGAAGCCCTAGATCAAATCAAACCGGTTGCTTCTGCGGTGATCACCAAATTGCGGGACCTCAACCAACCCGCCGATGAAGTGGAGGTAAAATTTGGTTTGAAATTGACGGCGGATGCGGGAGCGGTGTTTGCCTCTGTGGGTGGCGAAGTCAGCTATGAAATTACCTTGAAATGGAGCAGTAATAAGAATCAGGGCAAGTAG